One genomic region from Quercus robur chromosome 4, dhQueRobu3.1, whole genome shotgun sequence encodes:
- the LOC126720439 gene encoding wall-associated receptor kinase-like 22 — protein MEKARHVFKAKEEYFIQNGAMLLEKQITCNQGRDTEPIKIFSAKEIQQATNNYDPNLILGSDIATIYKGILDEREVAIKVKGPRTFCSTETMVDFFLQQVTIKQLISHKNVVRHYGCCLETEIPMLVLEFIPNGTLFDQLHGQRNKINCRISWLDRVRIATETSYALCYMHYGRLRPIVHLDVKSTNIFLDEFLTAKLSNFGFAVSIAPGEDFFQGSSVRGTYGYVDPEYQATLQVTDKCDVYSFGVVLVEVLTGHYPTEMFLRHNNLVDYFVLSMEENRIFQIVADVVLGQGSNEDIQAFVELALRCVKNKGDERPNMREVTIELRRILQLVMSKDSKLSNETGSALTRLA, from the exons ATGGAGAAAGCAAGGCATGTATTTAAGGCCAAAGAAGAATACTTCATCCAGAACGGAGCAATGTTACTAGAGAAGCAAATCACTTGCAACCAAGGTAGAGATACAGAGCCAATCAAGATTTTCTCTGCCAAGGAAATCCAACAAGCTACTAATAACTATGATCCTAATCTAATCCTCGGCTCTGATATCGCAACAATCTACAAAGGAATACTAGATGAGAGGGAAGTAGCTATTAAAGTGAAAGGCCCTCGAACATTTTGTTCCACTGAGACGATGGTAGATTTCTTCTTACAACAAGTCACAATAAAACAATTGATCAGCCACAAGAATGTTGTGAGGCACTATGGTTGTTGCCTAGAAACTGAAATTCCCATGTTGGTTCTAGAGTTCATCCCCAATGGCACTCTCTTTGATCAGCTCCATGGTCAACGCAACAAGATTAATTGCCGGATCTCTTGGCTTGACCGTGTAAGAATAGCCACTGAGACATCCTATGCTCTTTGTTACATGCACTATGGTAGGTTAAGGCCAATAGTTCATTTGGATGTCAAatcaacaaatatatttttggatgAGTTCTTGACTGCTAAACTATCAAATTTTGGTTTTGCGGTTTCAATTGCACCTGGAGAAGACTTTTTTCAAG GTAGTTCAGTTCGGGGAACTTACGGATATGTAGACCCTGAATATCAGGCGACATTGCAGGTCACGGATAAGTGTGATGTTTATAGCTTTGGGGTTGTACTGGTGGAAGTCTTAACAGGTCACTATCCCACAGAAATGTTCTTAAGGCATAACAATTTGGTAGATTACTTTGTTTTGTCAATGGAAGAGAACCGCATATTCCAAATTGTTGCTGATGTGGTGCTAGGCCAAGGAAGCAATGAAGATATTCAAGCATTTGTAGAGCTTGCATTGAGATGCGTCAAGAATAAGGGAGATGAAAGACCAAACATGAGAGAAGTTACGATAGAGCTTAGGCGGATACTACAACTTGTGatgtcaaaagactcaaaactaAGTAACGAAACTGGTTCAGCTCTAACACGATTAGCATAA
- the LOC126720435 gene encoding uncharacterized protein LOC126720435 isoform X4 yields the protein MAYIPPHKRHSYEAGSSSDRHNGPSPIPQSLVPQFRRNLNLRLPPKPFSQRSGKIVYKYAEQAISTRFPVGLDHNHQFPSSVHVDSVPLQLFERTTGINPLVLFNNNNNNHPVEQVRSPWVYIAENVVSDLLSSFENVKNEILDLEDVKPKLVARFGKILFHDEETTRVGLAAETTLSKLRRSFYTNIPSSYMENIKGEVAQKIKVDFEEEKDLYHVQLSDATLPDSTISCKCSVIKEDKRLQLCKIELHPLRHMVIDISCLDKNLDLRLMLSTKRTLTALTDDEMQSIRSLINSAILDPDVKGGLRWPFGKASSGGRYCVVGVWHTIAKDYKSSSLSLKVRHADRYDFRTSIGEATREINLKLKNIVSLLQEQEVEVSSVAKMLKDHLKLIWDHFLCCEHFLT from the exons ATGGCctacattcctccacacaagCGTCACTCATACGAAGCTGGTAGTAGTAGTGATAGGCATAATGGACCCTCACCAATCCCACAATCGCTTGTTCCTCAATTCAGGAGAAACCTTAATTTGAGGTTGCCACCCAAACCCTTTTCACAAAGAAGTGGAAAGATCGTTTATAAGTATGCAGAGCAGGCTATTTCCACACGGTTTCCCGTTGGTTTGGATCACAATCACCAGTTTCCATCTTCTGTACATGTTGACTCTGTTCCCTTGCAGCTTTTTGAGAGAACAACAGGAATAAATCCACTAGTTTtgttcaacaacaacaacaacaatcatccAG TTGAGCAAGTGAGGAGTCCATGGGTGTATATAGCAGAAAATGTTGTGTCAGACTTGCTTTCTTCCTTCGAAAAtgtcaaaaatgaaatcttGGACTTGGAAGATGTCAAGCCAAAGTTGGTTGCTAGATTTggaaaaattctttttcatgA CGAAGAAACTACAAGAGTAGGTTTGGCTGCAGAAACTACATTGAGTAAATTGAGGAGATCATTTTACACAAATATTCCTAGTTCATATATGGAAAACATTAAGGGAGAAGTTGCCCAAAAGATTAAAGTTGATTTTGAAGAGGAGAAAGATTTATACCATGTACAG TTGTCTGATGCCACACTACCAGATTCAACTATTTCTTGCAAATGCAGTGTgataaaagaagacaaaaggcTTCAACTTTGTAAG ATTGAACTACACCCATTGCGTCATATGGTTATAGACATATCGTGCCTTGATAAAAACTTAGACCTAAGGCTGATGCTATCCACCAAGAGGACCTTAACAGCTCTCACT GATGATGAGATGCAAAGCATTAGAAGTCTTATTAATTCTGCAATTCTAGATCCAGATGTGAAGGGTGGGTTGAGATGGCCCTTCGGGAAGGCATCTTCTGGAGGTAGATATTGTGTGGTGGGGGTTTGGCACACAATAGCTAAAGATTATAAAAGTTCATCATTGAGCCTGAAAGTGAGACATGCTGATCGATATGATTTTAGAACTTCAATTGGGGAAGCTACAAGGGAGATAAATTTGAAGCTGAAAAACATTGTCTCATTATTACAA GAACAGGAGGTTGAGGTTAGTTCGGTTGCCAAGATGCTTAAAGACCACTTGAAATTGATATGGGATCATTTCTTATGCTGTGAACATTTTTTGACATGA
- the LOC126720435 gene encoding uncharacterized protein LOC126720435 isoform X1 — MAYIPPHKRHSYEAGSSSDRHNGPSPIPQSLVPQFRRNLNLRLPPKPFSQRSGKIVYKYAEQAISTRFPVGLDHNHQFPSSVHVDSVPLQLFERTTGINPLVLFNNNNNNHPVEQVRSPWVYIAENVVSDLLSSFENVKNEILDLEDVKPKLVARFGKILFHESPSISEETTRVGLAAETTLSKLRRSFYTNIPSSYMENIKGEVAQKIKVDFEEEKDLYHVQLSDATLPDSTISCKCSVIKEDKRLQLCKIELHPLRHMVIDISCLDKNLDLRLMLSTKRTLTALTDDEMQSIRSLINSAILDPDVKGGLRWPFGKASSGGRYCVVGVWHTIAKDYKSSSLSLKVRHADRYDFRTSIGEATREINLKLKNIVSLLQEQEVEVSSVAKMLKDHLKLIWDHFLCCEHFLT; from the exons ATGGCctacattcctccacacaagCGTCACTCATACGAAGCTGGTAGTAGTAGTGATAGGCATAATGGACCCTCACCAATCCCACAATCGCTTGTTCCTCAATTCAGGAGAAACCTTAATTTGAGGTTGCCACCCAAACCCTTTTCACAAAGAAGTGGAAAGATCGTTTATAAGTATGCAGAGCAGGCTATTTCCACACGGTTTCCCGTTGGTTTGGATCACAATCACCAGTTTCCATCTTCTGTACATGTTGACTCTGTTCCCTTGCAGCTTTTTGAGAGAACAACAGGAATAAATCCACTAGTTTtgttcaacaacaacaacaacaatcatccAG TTGAGCAAGTGAGGAGTCCATGGGTGTATATAGCAGAAAATGTTGTGTCAGACTTGCTTTCTTCCTTCGAAAAtgtcaaaaatgaaatcttGGACTTGGAAGATGTCAAGCCAAAGTTGGTTGCTAGATTTggaaaaattctttttcatgA GAGCCCTTCAATCAGCGAAGAAACTACAAGAGTAGGTTTGGCTGCAGAAACTACATTGAGTAAATTGAGGAGATCATTTTACACAAATATTCCTAGTTCATATATGGAAAACATTAAGGGAGAAGTTGCCCAAAAGATTAAAGTTGATTTTGAAGAGGAGAAAGATTTATACCATGTACAG TTGTCTGATGCCACACTACCAGATTCAACTATTTCTTGCAAATGCAGTGTgataaaagaagacaaaaggcTTCAACTTTGTAAG ATTGAACTACACCCATTGCGTCATATGGTTATAGACATATCGTGCCTTGATAAAAACTTAGACCTAAGGCTGATGCTATCCACCAAGAGGACCTTAACAGCTCTCACT GATGATGAGATGCAAAGCATTAGAAGTCTTATTAATTCTGCAATTCTAGATCCAGATGTGAAGGGTGGGTTGAGATGGCCCTTCGGGAAGGCATCTTCTGGAGGTAGATATTGTGTGGTGGGGGTTTGGCACACAATAGCTAAAGATTATAAAAGTTCATCATTGAGCCTGAAAGTGAGACATGCTGATCGATATGATTTTAGAACTTCAATTGGGGAAGCTACAAGGGAGATAAATTTGAAGCTGAAAAACATTGTCTCATTATTACAA GAACAGGAGGTTGAGGTTAGTTCGGTTGCCAAGATGCTTAAAGACCACTTGAAATTGATATGGGATCATTTCTTATGCTGTGAACATTTTTTGACATGA